One Nostoc punctiforme PCC 73102 DNA window includes the following coding sequences:
- a CDS encoding DUF1772 domain-containing protein, whose product MKNKSRPRRTGLHTHFFGEAMLQHLINQQYYFALKLFSVLGCGLIAGVFFGFSTFVMSALARLKPPQGIAAMQSINITVINPFFMTAFLGTAVACIFLLISSLLKWHQPGAAYLLLGSLLYLVGTLGVTIVFNVPLNEALAKVEPDSTEGASLWSSYLTNWTIWNHIRTVAALAAAASLTIALCLGSRIVGGLDNTVR is encoded by the coding sequence ATGAAAAATAAAAGCCGTCCCAGAAGGACGGGGCTTCATACCCATTTTTTCGGTGAGGCGATGCTGCAACATTTGATAAATCAACAATATTATTTCGCATTAAAGCTTTTCTCGGTACTGGGCTGCGGGCTAATAGCCGGAGTCTTCTTCGGCTTCTCAACCTTCGTAATGAGCGCCCTTGCTCGGCTGAAACCACCGCAAGGCATTGCTGCTATGCAATCCATCAATATCACGGTAATCAATCCATTTTTTATGACAGCGTTTTTGGGAACGGCTGTGGCTTGTATCTTTCTTTTAATCTCCTCGCTATTAAAGTGGCATCAACCCGGTGCCGCCTACTTGCTTCTCGGCAGCTTGCTCTACCTTGTTGGTACATTAGGCGTGACAATAGTTTTCAATGTGCCGCTCAACGAAGCCCTGGCGAAAGTCGAGCCGGACAGCACTGAAGGGGCGAGCCTATGGTCTAGCTACCTGACCAACTGGACAATCTGGAATCACATTCGGACGGTAGCGGCGCTAGCAGCAGCAGCATCGCTCACCATCGCGCTTTGTTTGGGTTCAAGAATTGTAGGGGGACTCGATAATACGGTTAGGTAA
- a CDS encoding isochorismatase family cysteine hydrolase produces the protein MSEILLVVDMQNGFMSEKCRHIIPSVIKLIERFLATGKLVEFTRFINTTDSNYVKLIQWSRLINEPETSIIDELQPYINNIFDKHYYSAFTENFSAFIFLNQISKIYLCGVETDSCLFKTAIDSFERGIEPVIIEDACFSDGGQQAHDAGIFLLKRNIGKNQIQMTDDILEKML, from the coding sequence ATGAGCGAAATACTTCTTGTAGTAGATATGCAAAACGGGTTTATGTCGGAGAAATGCAGACATATTATTCCTAGTGTCATTAAATTAATTGAGCGTTTTTTAGCGACTGGTAAACTCGTTGAATTCACAAGATTTATCAATACTACTGACAGCAATTATGTCAAACTAATTCAGTGGTCAAGGTTGATAAATGAACCCGAAACTAGCATTATTGATGAACTTCAACCATATATAAATAATATTTTTGATAAACATTATTACTCTGCGTTTACAGAAAATTTTTCGGCTTTTATTTTTCTTAATCAAATCAGCAAAATATATCTTTGTGGAGTTGAAACTGATAGCTGTCTTTTTAAGACAGCAATTGACTCTTTTGAGCGTGGTATTGAACCAGTTATTATCGAGGATGCTTGCTTTAGTGACGGTGGTCAGCAAGCACATGATGCGGGTATTTTTTTGCTGAAACGTAATATAGGAAAAAACCAAATTCAGATGACTGATGATATTCTTGAGAAGATGTTATAA
- a CDS encoding eCIS core domain-containing protein: MSNDGQQASGHLRIVQHQKAGISTVLNPSLTSSTIPTLASPMRGFGLQTNNPPIQRLTEASTELQEVQSADEQFLEPEAVKQQPLSHDISRISLHRPQAKLTVGAPDDHYEQEADRVADRIMRMAEPEPIGLQNTQTQDQVQTKPLASAITPLVQREAMPEEEEELQTKLINAPIQREILPEEELQTKRSLQLATNDSFQTGDNFESRLNSSEGGGSPLPDTVRSFMEPRFGTDFSQVRVHTGTQAVQMNQDLNAQAFTHQQNIFFGAGKSPGNDALTAHELTHVVQQTGTAQRKLIQRAINPTYDLTHGIFEVNATPNGASLPITIRFKPKTTAPYSNQIGLIQIVRLTNATGTNVEPQSLPAASGASLRTTADATTGVEGGYFTDALHNDAPAHGGTGTNAPAGSALPAQYPFGNDPAQPNPATPGLSRPSSSGASGATIGYKRSDDPTDIKAAELTDAPGGAGEFNFDFQTVAKGEDTMTTYGALHWGFQIRAGKVENDRASAQDGQSATFDAALQKHQDFYVHEPVIFYFDFDSDQLSSSETGKIDTFLDYLRRFPDVKVTPEGFADRRGGASGHNLDLSLRRAQAVGAALRAKGVAEAQISAVTIGSGSTEDFTPDATTNQDTEANRRGNRRVVLSFEHVPAAAPAGGGGTP, from the coding sequence ATGAGCAATGACGGACAACAAGCTTCTGGGCATCTACGCATAGTTCAGCACCAAAAAGCAGGTATATCCACTGTTCTAAATCCGTCCCTTACCTCATCAACTATTCCCACGCTGGCTTCTCCAATGCGTGGCTTTGGTTTACAAACAAATAATCCTCCAATTCAAAGACTAACTGAGGCATCAACTGAGCTTCAAGAAGTGCAGTCTGCTGATGAGCAATTTTTGGAACCAGAAGCCGTCAAACAACAGCCCCTTAGTCATGATATTAGTCGCATATCTTTGCATCGTCCCCAGGCAAAACTCACCGTTGGTGCGCCAGACGACCATTATGAGCAGGAAGCCGATCGAGTTGCCGATCGGATTATGCGAATGGCTGAACCAGAGCCAATAGGTTTACAGAATACACAGACTCAAGACCAAGTGCAAACTAAGCCTCTAGCCTCTGCCATAACTCCTTTAGTGCAACGGGAGGCAATGCCAGAAGAGGAAGAGGAACTACAAACGAAACTTATTAATGCACCTATCCAAAGAGAGATTTTACCAGAAGAAGAATTACAAACTAAGCGATCGCTACAACTCGCTACCAATGACAGCTTCCAAACTGGGGACAACTTTGAGAGTCGCCTAAACAGCAGTGAAGGTGGAGGAAGCCCGTTACCAGATACAGTGCGTTCTTTCATGGAACCACGTTTTGGTACAGATTTTAGTCAAGTACGCGTACATACAGGTACTCAAGCGGTACAAATGAATCAGGATTTAAATGCCCAGGCATTTACGCACCAGCAAAACATTTTCTTTGGTGCGGGTAAGTCACCAGGTAATGATGCATTAACCGCCCATGAACTGACTCATGTGGTGCAGCAGACAGGAACAGCCCAGAGAAAATTGATTCAACGGGCAATTAACCCCACATACGACCTGACACACGGAATTTTTGAAGTAAATGCCACACCCAACGGCGCGAGTCTACCGATTACTATTCGTTTTAAACCCAAAACCACTGCTCCCTACTCTAACCAGATTGGACTGATTCAGATTGTCCGTCTGACAAATGCTACAGGTACAAATGTCGAACCTCAGTCTTTACCTGCTGCTAGTGGTGCTAGCCTCCGTACCACTGCTGATGCAACCACGGGAGTTGAAGGCGGATATTTCACTGATGCGCTGCATAATGATGCACCTGCTCATGGTGGTACAGGAACCAATGCCCCAGCCGGAAGTGCATTACCTGCCCAGTACCCCTTTGGCAACGACCCAGCCCAACCCAATCCCGCAACCCCTGGACTTTCACGGCCCTCTTCTAGTGGTGCAAGCGGAGCCACTATTGGTTACAAACGCTCCGATGACCCCACTGATATCAAAGCAGCAGAACTAACCGATGCTCCCGGAGGGGCTGGTGAGTTCAACTTCGACTTTCAGACGGTGGCTAAAGGAGAAGACACCATGACAACTTACGGAGCGCTTCATTGGGGCTTCCAAATCCGTGCTGGCAAAGTTGAGAACGATCGTGCATCAGCACAAGATGGTCAATCCGCCACCTTTGATGCAGCTTTGCAGAAGCACCAGGATTTTTACGTACATGAACCAGTCATTTTTTACTTTGATTTCGACAGCGACCAACTGAGTTCCAGCGAAACAGGCAAGATTGATACATTCTTAGACTACCTGCGGCGATTCCCTGATGTCAAAGTAACTCCTGAAGGCTTTGCTGACAGGCGTGGCGGTGCATCTGGGCACAACCTGGATCTATCTTTACGCAGAGCGCAGGCAGTGGGAGCAGCCCTGCGTGCTAAGGGTGTAGCTGAAGCTCAAATTAGTGCTGTTACTATCGGCTCTGGTTCAACCGAAGACTTTACCCCTGATGCCACTACTAACCAAGATACAGAAGCAAATCGCCGGGGTAATCGCCGAGTCGTCTTGAGCTTTGAGCATGTGCCAGCAGCAGCTCCAGCAGGGGGAGGAGGGACACCGTGA
- a CDS encoding HEAT repeat domain-containing protein — protein MNNQDATAIPMEQIKARLYSTDQDTSALALGELIRLGKKATPVLLEALTNPNPRTRRLAAEGLSEIADPASADALFQATHDTNPEVRARAATALHQLGDKRSLSALVATLDDYPDILHNPYTASMYPLMRGGKEVLPLVIPLLQAPNDLTRERAFLIVKAVVSKLPQGQDWNQLWQSLGSYDPAGQKAERDKAAQQWQEWLSK, from the coding sequence ATGAATAATCAAGACGCTACCGCGATACCTATGGAGCAGATCAAAGCACGTCTCTACTCCACAGATCAAGACACTAGCGCTTTAGCACTGGGTGAATTGATCCGTTTAGGCAAAAAAGCTACCCCGGTTTTGTTGGAAGCTTTGACTAACCCCAACCCCCGTACCCGTCGGCTTGCAGCCGAGGGACTGAGCGAAATTGCCGATCCCGCTAGTGCCGATGCTTTGTTCCAAGCCACTCATGATACTAATCCAGAAGTGCGTGCCCGTGCTGCCACTGCCCTACACCAATTAGGAGATAAACGGTCATTATCCGCTTTGGTCGCTACCCTTGATGATTACCCTGACATCCTGCACAATCCCTACACAGCTTCGATGTATCCTTTAATGCGGGGTGGAAAAGAAGTTTTACCTTTGGTAATTCCTCTTTTGCAAGCACCAAACGATCTCACTCGTGAGCGAGCTTTTTTGATTGTTAAGGCTGTAGTGAGTAAGCTACCCCAAGGGCAAGACTGGAATCAGTTGTGGCAGAGTTTGGGAAGTTATGATCCCGCAGGCCAAAAAGCAGAACGTGACAAGGCTGCTCAACAATGGCAGGAATGGTTGAGCAAATAA
- a CDS encoding HET-C-related protein has product MSDRIIGRKKSAASTFTNPSLASPGIPTLANPIHGFGSQINTAPLQTVTEVAPELQEAQSADGQLLEPEAIKEKPLSHDISRISLRRPQPKLTVGQPGDKYEQEAEMNAQAFTHKQDVYFDAGKAPTHKLTHLVQQTGDAASHKVIQRYQAGESGHGSIEKKGLILAGFTADEAAEAYLGNWMRDLSQLGPDMFPLVELLGMGEFGKPIDQSKLGTYVPSEHMDNPDGGNTVEDPTSTTTAKDVDARNENKKQLSESQKKDQEAADAAYAEIKAAAAKNRLPAYIERGKFMAKRKLVEAIKKGDTSEGREEMSSALHAIEDYFSHTNFTEAAIWVLAKENPAKYKPLMAKMSQTTLGIGTATVGGLDKKGLPQIISGTYVAGANNMVSKIELLKTELESGALTVALVKGLMMKGGITADVLANKLGEKMGVKPIFRTVEGGIGAVVGGVEGAVKGTASGARTGGAAGRKIGGLFGTLGEVVGEEIGEQVGGVVGGVSGGVSGARAGKAAGEEMGEQDAEAILKAAGFAIKGGMVVITAGTMATLLTLFPVIAADLAAVVSVAKSKLGQKLLDAYAEKKVAESTKEAKAKGLTGPTHSELAKDAPDHPLFDASASLAVEAVKGVGVAMKVAWAQNKTNPPSTEPVGTEAVTNQVDKYVCALDGDGWWRPIIEKQATAAGITTSGGADN; this is encoded by the coding sequence ATGAGCGATCGCATAATTGGGCGCAAGAAATCAGCCGCATCAACTTTTACGAATCCGTCGCTTGCCTCACCAGGTATTCCGACACTAGCGAACCCAATACACGGCTTTGGTTCACAAATCAATACTGCCCCGCTCCAAACAGTAACTGAAGTAGCCCCAGAGCTTCAAGAGGCACAGTCTGCTGATGGGCAATTATTAGAACCAGAAGCGATCAAAGAAAAACCCCTTAGTCACGACATAAGTCGCATATCATTACGTCGTCCACAGCCAAAACTTACCGTTGGTCAGCCTGGAGACAAATACGAACAAGAAGCGGAGATGAATGCTCAGGCATTTACGCACAAGCAAGATGTTTACTTTGATGCGGGGAAGGCTCCTACCCATAAATTGACTCATTTGGTGCAGCAAACTGGTGATGCAGCAAGCCATAAGGTTATTCAGCGCTATCAGGCAGGGGAATCAGGACATGGCTCAATAGAGAAAAAAGGCTTGATATTAGCTGGCTTCACTGCCGACGAAGCAGCAGAGGCTTATCTAGGTAATTGGATGCGTGATTTATCACAACTCGGCCCAGATATGTTTCCTTTGGTGGAACTGCTGGGAATGGGGGAATTTGGCAAGCCAATCGACCAGAGTAAACTGGGAACCTATGTTCCTTCAGAACACATGGATAATCCCGACGGAGGTAATACCGTTGAAGATCCGACTTCAACAACCACCGCAAAGGATGTTGATGCTCGTAATGAAAATAAAAAGCAACTATCCGAATCCCAAAAGAAAGACCAAGAAGCAGCTGATGCAGCCTATGCCGAGATCAAAGCTGCCGCAGCAAAGAATCGTCTGCCAGCTTATATTGAGCGCGGCAAGTTTATGGCTAAGAGAAAATTGGTAGAGGCAATCAAAAAAGGTGATACATCAGAGGGACGGGAGGAGATGAGTAGTGCTTTACATGCTATAGAAGATTATTTTTCTCATACCAACTTTACTGAAGCAGCCATCTGGGTACTGGCGAAGGAAAACCCAGCTAAATATAAGCCTCTGATGGCTAAGATGTCCCAGACAACTTTAGGGATAGGTACAGCAACGGTGGGTGGATTAGATAAAAAAGGACTACCCCAAATTATCAGTGGCACTTATGTTGCAGGTGCTAACAACATGGTTAGTAAAATTGAATTACTCAAAACCGAACTAGAGAGTGGGGCTTTAACTGTAGCCTTAGTAAAAGGCTTGATGATGAAAGGAGGCATTACAGCAGATGTTCTTGCCAATAAGTTAGGTGAGAAGATGGGAGTTAAACCAATCTTCCGTACTGTTGAAGGTGGGATAGGTGCAGTAGTGGGTGGTGTAGAAGGAGCAGTTAAAGGTACTGCTAGCGGTGCGAGAACAGGCGGGGCGGCAGGTCGGAAAATCGGCGGGCTTTTTGGTACTCTTGGCGAAGTTGTGGGTGAAGAAATTGGCGAGCAAGTTGGTGGTGTAGTTGGCGGTGTATCCGGTGGTGTATCCGGTGCTAGAGCAGGCAAAGCCGCAGGTGAAGAAATGGGCGAACAGGATGCCGAAGCCATTCTTAAAGCAGCTGGCTTTGCGATTAAAGGTGGTATGGTTGTAATTACGGCCGGGACTATGGCTACCTTACTTACACTCTTCCCAGTAATTGCAGCGGATTTGGCAGCAGTTGTCAGTGTGGCGAAAAGTAAATTAGGACAAAAACTATTAGATGCTTATGCTGAGAAAAAAGTGGCGGAGTCCACTAAAGAGGCGAAAGCCAAAGGTTTGACTGGCCCCACTCACTCAGAGCTTGCCAAGGATGCTCCCGACCACCCGCTCTTTGATGCTTCTGCCTCGCTAGCTGTGGAGGCGGTGAAAGGAGTTGGTGTTGCCATGAAGGTAGCGTGGGCACAGAATAAGACGAATCCTCCATCGACAGAACCTGTTGGCACAGAGGCAGTTACGAACCAGGTTGATAAATATGTCTGCGCTTTAGATGGTGATGGGTGGTGGCGACCCATTATCGAGAAACAAGCAACGGCGGCTGGGATTACTACTTCTGGTGGTGCAGACAATTAA